In the Piscinibacter sp. XHJ-5 genome, one interval contains:
- a CDS encoding chemotaxis protein CheW produces MGATQAQRLVVCRLDDQRFALPVAAIDRVLPAMAYRRPSQPQAWLHGAVEVHGVVVPVLDIRRRLCLLPREPQPADMFVLATSGGRPVGFFVDAVEDVGDASPAVPVHDLDRLFPLQPGMP; encoded by the coding sequence ATGGGTGCGACGCAAGCGCAGCGGCTGGTGGTGTGCCGGCTCGACGACCAGCGTTTCGCGCTGCCGGTGGCGGCCATCGACAGGGTCCTGCCGGCGATGGCGTACCGGCGTCCTTCGCAACCGCAAGCCTGGCTGCACGGCGCCGTCGAAGTGCACGGCGTGGTGGTCCCGGTGCTCGACATCCGCCGCCGGCTCTGCCTGCTCCCGCGCGAACCGCAGCCGGCCGACATGTTCGTGCTGGCCACCAGCGGCGGCCGGCCCGTGGGCTTCTTCGTCGATGCCGTCGAGGACGTCGGCGACGCCAGCCCGGCCGTGCCGGTTCACGATCTCGATCGGCTGTTTCCACTGCAGCCCGGCATGCCATGA
- a CDS encoding alpha/beta hydrolase, translating to MQIGANGIRLEVEDHGSPAGEPLVLIMGLGMQLVAWHEDFVHSLVQRGFRVIRFDNRDIGLSQDFDHLGVPNVALEAMKHAVGLPVRSPYSLVDMANDTAALLDALGIPSAHVCGASMGGMVAQQLAVRHPQRVKSLTLMMTTSGARRLPGPSLRVRGALLSRPADPKSFDSIVAHYVQLYKLIGSPAYPSSDQWLWQRLSHSVRRSHRPRGVARQLVAIAADGDRTPLLGRIKAPTQVLHGTADPLVPVAGGRDLAARIAGARLDLVEGMGHDLPVALWPRFADAISAAASRA from the coding sequence ATGCAGATCGGCGCAAACGGCATCCGCCTCGAGGTCGAGGACCACGGATCGCCCGCCGGCGAGCCGCTGGTGCTCATCATGGGACTGGGCATGCAGCTCGTGGCGTGGCACGAGGACTTCGTGCACAGCCTGGTGCAGCGCGGCTTTCGCGTGATCCGCTTCGACAACCGCGACATCGGCCTGAGCCAGGACTTCGATCATCTGGGCGTGCCCAACGTCGCTCTCGAGGCGATGAAGCATGCGGTGGGCCTGCCCGTGCGCAGTCCGTATTCGCTGGTGGACATGGCCAACGACACGGCCGCGCTGCTCGATGCGCTGGGCATCCCGAGCGCGCACGTCTGCGGCGCCTCGATGGGGGGCATGGTCGCGCAGCAACTGGCCGTGCGGCATCCGCAGCGGGTGAAAAGTCTCACGCTGATGATGACCACCAGCGGCGCGCGCCGCCTGCCGGGGCCGTCGCTGCGCGTGCGCGGCGCGCTGCTGTCGCGTCCGGCCGATCCGAAGAGCTTCGACAGCATCGTGGCGCACTACGTCCAGCTGTACAAGCTGATCGGCAGCCCGGCCTATCCGTCCAGCGATCAGTGGCTGTGGCAGCGCTTGTCGCATTCGGTGCGGCGCAGCCACCGCCCGCGCGGGGTGGCACGCCAGCTCGTGGCCATCGCGGCCGATGGCGATCGCACGCCGCTGCTGGGCCGGATCAAGGCGCCGACGCAAGTGCTGCACGGCACCGCCGATCCCCTCGTGCCCGTGGCGGGCGGACGCGATCTCGCTGCGCGCATCGCCGGCGCGAGACTCGATCTGGTCGAAGGGATGGGCCACGACCTGCCGGTGGCGTTGTGGCCACGTTTCGCCGACGCGATCAGCGCGGCGGCTTCACGCGCCTGA
- a CDS encoding CheR family methyltransferase: MSEALLDLMARRVSAQMGLAIDASHHAALRNVIDVRGDAWRWIEAPLEREDIELLARGLSVGETYFFREPAAFQALEHDVLPPLIEARRRAGRRLRLWSAGCCTGEEAYSLVIMLARLLPDLDDWDVRIVGTDIHPGFLERAREGVYGDWSFRGVPADLRERYFECRGPDRHELRAELKRRVEFRFGNLACDAPPDRDFDIILCRHVLMYFVPAQAERAVQRVCEALAPGGWLVLSCAEAAVAPHGLDRAPVRDMLFHRRPLPPAPPQPAQIDTAPHGRRAAQRALRGCEAALAADRCNVSLHWLHATLLEAIGEIQGARDALRRALFLDADFLPAHMALARLGERQGDERLRRRHLAQAQRLLDSRRHPALPA; encoded by the coding sequence ATGAGCGAAGCCTTGCTCGATCTGATGGCGCGGCGAGTCTCCGCGCAGATGGGTCTGGCCATCGATGCGTCGCACCACGCGGCGTTGCGCAACGTGATCGACGTGCGGGGCGATGCATGGCGCTGGATCGAGGCGCCGCTGGAGCGCGAGGACATCGAGCTGCTCGCTCGGGGCCTTTCGGTCGGTGAGACCTACTTCTTCCGCGAGCCCGCGGCGTTCCAGGCGCTGGAGCATGACGTGCTGCCGCCGCTGATCGAGGCCCGTCGACGGGCCGGCCGGCGCCTGCGGCTGTGGAGCGCGGGCTGCTGCACGGGCGAGGAGGCGTACTCGCTGGTGATCATGCTGGCACGGCTGCTGCCCGACCTCGACGACTGGGACGTTCGCATCGTCGGCACCGATATTCATCCGGGCTTCCTGGAGCGCGCACGCGAGGGCGTGTACGGCGACTGGTCGTTCCGCGGCGTGCCGGCAGACCTGCGTGAGCGCTACTTCGAATGCCGCGGGCCCGACCGGCACGAGCTTCGCGCGGAACTGAAGCGGCGGGTGGAGTTTCGCTTCGGCAATCTGGCGTGCGACGCCCCGCCGGATCGCGATTTCGACATCATCCTGTGCCGCCATGTGCTGATGTACTTCGTGCCGGCACAGGCCGAGCGCGCCGTGCAGCGCGTATGCGAAGCCCTGGCGCCGGGCGGCTGGCTGGTGCTTTCATGTGCCGAAGCTGCGGTGGCGCCCCACGGTCTCGACAGGGCGCCTGTCCGGGACATGTTGTTTCATCGACGGCCGTTACCGCCCGCACCGCCGCAGCCCGCGCAAATCGACACAGCTCCGCATGGACGCCGGGCGGCGCAGCGTGCACTGCGCGGCTGCGAGGCTGCGCTGGCCGCCGATCGCTGCAACGTCTCGCTGCACTGGCTGCATGCGACGCTGCTCGAGGCAATCGGCGAGATCCAGGGTGCACGCGATGCGTTGCGCCGCGCGCTGTTCCTAGACGCCGACTTCCTGCCCGCTCACATGGCGTTGGCCAGGCTCGGAGAGCGGCAAGGTGATGAACGACTGAGGCGTCGCCATCTCGCGCAGGCGCAGCGCCTGCTCGACAGCCGGCGCCATCCGGCGTTGCCAGCGTGA
- a CDS encoding TonB-dependent receptor, translating to MARLRGIAIGARHRPLRTDPGTCRRALTLSAFALQGTCALAAAMQGIEVAATPAALSRLSIEELAEVEVMAVSRRSQRLADAPAAVYVITRDQIRAGGMTTLPEALRLAPNLHVARSSSHTYAISARGFNSESSNKLLVMIDGRTVYTPLHSGVFWDVQDMPLNDVERIEVISGPGGTLWGANAVNGVINVVTRSARDTAGSVVEAVGGNDDRGFSMRHGVRVGDGAARLYAKRFDHDGTQRADGSTVADAWKHTQAGFRADVGAPASAWTLQGDAYEGKAQVPGLPERRVSGANALARWSRQLGAREELHLQLYLDTYKRRQPGLFTEDLDTVDIDAQHQFTWRRAHDVVWGAGLRHQRDHTAAGPLFAFVPADSRLRLFNVFAQDTVSLAERWKLTFGLKLERNSYTGLEHQPNLRLAWKRDEQSLWWAAVSRAVRTPSRLDRAFQVFVPLPAPYGGSLAGGPNFVSESLTAFEVGHRAQPGASTSFSVNAFYNRHQRLRSIEPAGAGAFVIGNGVQGHVSGVEAWGSHQVSASWRVHAGLSLLSEDLRFAPGSADPGLPTTGGNDPRHQFQLRSSWSLPRGVLLELGLRAVGALPNPAVPAYTALDARVAWSPRPDLELSLTGFNLPDERHAEFGAPPARSELGRRILLRALWSL from the coding sequence ATGGCACGACTGCGCGGGATCGCCATCGGTGCGAGGCATCGTCCTCTTCGCACCGATCCAGGGACTTGCCGGCGCGCACTGACCCTGTCGGCCTTCGCGCTGCAAGGCACCTGTGCGCTCGCAGCGGCCATGCAGGGCATTGAAGTGGCCGCCACACCGGCGGCGCTGTCCCGGCTGTCGATCGAGGAGCTCGCAGAGGTCGAGGTGATGGCGGTGTCCCGGCGCTCGCAGCGGCTGGCCGATGCGCCGGCCGCGGTGTACGTGATCACGCGCGACCAGATCCGCGCCGGCGGCATGACGACCCTGCCCGAGGCGCTGCGCCTCGCGCCGAACCTGCATGTCGCACGATCCAGCTCGCACACCTACGCGATCAGCGCCCGAGGCTTCAACAGCGAGAGCAGCAACAAGCTGCTCGTGATGATCGACGGCCGCACCGTCTACACGCCTCTGCATTCCGGCGTCTTCTGGGACGTGCAGGACATGCCGCTCAACGACGTCGAGCGCATCGAGGTCATCAGCGGGCCCGGCGGCACCCTGTGGGGTGCCAACGCCGTCAACGGCGTGATCAACGTCGTCACGCGTTCGGCACGCGACACGGCGGGCAGCGTCGTCGAAGCGGTGGGCGGCAACGACGATCGCGGCTTCTCGATGAGGCATGGCGTGCGCGTCGGCGACGGCGCGGCGCGGCTCTACGCCAAGCGCTTCGACCACGACGGCACGCAGCGTGCCGACGGTAGCACGGTCGCCGATGCGTGGAAGCACACGCAGGCCGGCTTTCGCGCCGATGTCGGCGCGCCGGCTTCGGCGTGGACGCTGCAAGGCGATGCCTACGAAGGCAAGGCCCAGGTACCCGGCCTTCCGGAGCGCCGCGTCTCGGGTGCCAACGCGCTCGCCCGCTGGAGCCGCCAGCTGGGTGCGCGCGAGGAGCTGCATCTGCAGCTCTACCTCGACACCTACAAGCGTCGCCAACCTGGCCTCTTCACCGAGGACCTCGACACGGTCGACATCGATGCCCAGCACCAGTTCACCTGGCGCCGCGCGCACGACGTGGTGTGGGGCGCAGGCCTGCGGCACCAGCGCGACCACACGGCGGCGGGTCCGCTGTTCGCCTTCGTGCCGGCCGACAGCCGGCTGCGGCTGTTCAACGTGTTCGCGCAGGACACCGTGTCCCTGGCCGAGCGCTGGAAGCTGACCTTCGGTCTCAAGCTCGAGCGCAACAGCTACACCGGCCTCGAGCACCAGCCGAACCTGCGCCTCGCCTGGAAGCGCGACGAGCAATCGTTGTGGTGGGCCGCCGTCTCGCGGGCGGTGCGCACACCCTCGCGCCTGGACCGCGCCTTCCAGGTCTTCGTGCCGCTGCCGGCGCCGTACGGCGGGTCGCTGGCCGGCGGTCCGAACTTCGTCTCCGAGTCGCTCACCGCGTTCGAGGTCGGGCATCGGGCGCAGCCGGGCGCGTCCACTTCGTTTTCCGTCAATGCCTTCTACAACCGGCATCAGCGGCTGCGCAGCATCGAGCCCGCCGGCGCGGGCGCCTTCGTGATCGGCAATGGCGTGCAGGGCCATGTCAGCGGGGTGGAGGCCTGGGGGAGCCATCAGGTCAGCGCCAGCTGGCGCGTGCATGCAGGGCTGAGCCTGCTCAGCGAGGATCTGCGCTTTGCGCCCGGAAGCGCCGATCCGGGACTGCCGACCACGGGCGGCAACGATCCCAGGCATCAGTTCCAGCTGCGCTCGAGCTGGAGCCTCCCGCGCGGCGTGCTGCTCGAACTCGGCTTGCGCGCCGTGGGTGCACTGCCGAACCCGGCCGTGCCGGCCTACACCGCGCTCGACGCGCGAGTGGCGTGGAGCCCGCGGCCGGACCTGGAGCTTTCGCTGACGGGCTTCAACCTGCCCGATGAACGCCATGCCGAATTCGGCGCACCGCCGGCTCGCAGCGAGCTGGGCCGCCGCATCCTGCTGAGGGCCCTATGGAGCCTGTGA
- a CDS encoding chemotaxis protein CheW, whose product MKPRHRVAIDWQQIKRRLADTERALARGGELDPQQRRDILAARAEALARRPPAALGGDSIEVVEFVIAQRHFAIEAEVVREVQALKELTGVPCTPAFVSGIINAHGRVIAVIDLKRFFELGESGLSDLNKVIILQQGEIEFGVLADSVVGTSRMPLAALDPPPSMGRQARCLRGITAQHVMVIDGARLLGDPDLVVDEQVSP is encoded by the coding sequence GTGAAGCCGCGCCATCGCGTCGCCATCGACTGGCAGCAGATCAAGCGGCGCCTCGCCGACACCGAACGCGCGCTTGCGCGCGGCGGCGAGCTCGATCCGCAACAGCGGCGCGACATCCTCGCTGCTCGCGCCGAGGCGCTCGCGCGGCGCCCGCCGGCCGCGCTCGGCGGCGACAGCATCGAGGTGGTCGAGTTCGTCATCGCGCAACGGCATTTCGCCATCGAGGCCGAGGTCGTGCGCGAGGTGCAGGCCCTGAAAGAACTGACAGGGGTCCCTTGCACCCCGGCCTTCGTGTCAGGCATCATCAATGCTCACGGTCGCGTCATCGCGGTGATCGACCTCAAGAGATTCTTCGAACTGGGCGAGTCGGGACTGAGCGATCTGAACAAGGTGATCATCCTGCAGCAAGGGGAAATCGAGTTCGGCGTGCTTGCCGACAGCGTCGTCGGCACGAGCCGCATGCCGCTCGCCGCTCTCGATCCGCCGCCCTCCATGGGCCGACAGGCCCGGTGTCTGCGGGGCATCACGGCGCAGCACGTCATGGTGATCGACGGTGCGCGCCTGCTTGGTGATCCGGACCTCGTCGTCGACGAACAAGTGTCCCCTTGA
- a CDS encoding YfiR family protein — translation MEPVKPTVWRATIAVVLAAAGAVVSAAPAEPLEYAVKAAYLVKFPFYVEWPPAAFSSPTAPLNVCVVGDDPFGNLLDEAAAGQQVQGRPLALKRMKTFARDAGCHVVYVGADMKADVLRGSGALIVTDAFPSGSGVIHFVIKDNRVRFTVDDEAASQAGLAISSKLLSVALAVKPRAQK, via the coding sequence ATGGAGCCTGTGAAGCCGACCGTGTGGCGAGCGACGATCGCAGTGGTGCTGGCCGCTGCCGGTGCCGTCGTTTCCGCCGCGCCGGCAGAGCCGCTGGAGTACGCCGTCAAGGCGGCCTATCTCGTCAAGTTCCCCTTCTACGTCGAATGGCCGCCGGCGGCCTTCAGCAGCCCGACCGCCCCGCTCAATGTGTGCGTCGTCGGCGACGATCCCTTCGGCAACCTGCTCGACGAGGCGGCAGCCGGGCAGCAGGTGCAGGGCCGGCCACTGGCGCTCAAGCGCATGAAGACGTTCGCGCGCGACGCGGGCTGCCATGTGGTCTACGTCGGTGCCGACATGAAGGCCGATGTCCTGCGGGGCAGCGGGGCGCTGATCGTCACCGATGCCTTCCCGAGCGGGAGCGGCGTGATCCACTTCGTCATCAAGGACAACCGCGTGCGCTTCACCGTCGACGACGAGGCGGCGTCGCAGGCGGGCCTGGCCATCAGCTCCAAGCTGCTGAGCGTCGC
- a CDS encoding response regulator, with protein sequence MAAGDERGAEELKGKVLYIEDNPINMDLIETALSMYPGVTLVKAHNGMEGIRLARSEKPDFVLLDMHLPDIGGLEVVRALNEEIASGKLRVTLLTADTLSMDIVKAMSLGAYDYWLKPLNMNKLEAGLRRALSRKEADQG encoded by the coding sequence ATGGCGGCAGGCGACGAACGAGGGGCAGAAGAGCTCAAGGGCAAGGTTCTCTATATCGAGGACAACCCGATCAACATGGACCTGATCGAGACGGCGCTCTCGATGTATCCGGGTGTCACGCTGGTCAAGGCGCACAACGGCATGGAGGGAATCCGTCTGGCCCGCTCCGAGAAGCCCGACTTCGTGCTGCTCGACATGCACCTGCCGGACATCGGAGGGCTGGAAGTCGTGCGGGCACTGAACGAAGAGATCGCCAGCGGCAAGCTGCGCGTGACGTTGCTCACCGCCGACACCTTGTCCATGGACATCGTGAAGGCAATGAGCCTGGGCGCCTACGACTACTGGCTCAAGCCGCTCAACATGAACAAGCTCGAGGCCGGACTGCGCCGCGCGCTGTCGCGCAAGGAAGCCGACCAGGGCTGA